From Linepithema humile isolate Giens D197 chromosome 8, Lhum_UNIL_v1.0, whole genome shotgun sequence, one genomic window encodes:
- the LOC105679942 gene encoding uncharacterized protein, whose product MGDDLPGFRVCKAIGDKLIDWVTRGHGWVTFHMAQLITDHGCLNSYLYRINRVDGAMCSHCFWGNDDAQHTLQFCEAWENERNDLKRSIGNDLSLRNIISAILDDNEKWKAFAKFCTVVMSKKEKAERERQLLDRRQRIGYPDNDLSD is encoded by the coding sequence ATGGGCGATGATCTGCCAGGTTTCAGGGTTTGCAAGGCTATCGGGGATAAATTGATAGATTGGGTAACCAGGGGTCACGGCTGGGTCACATTTCATATGGCTCAGCTAATTACCGATCATGGTTGCCTGAATAGTTATCTATACAGAATAAACAGGGTGGATGGGGCAATGTGTTCCCACTGTTTCTGGGGGAATGACGACGCCCAGCACACCCTACAATTTTGCGAGGCTTGGGAAAATGAGAGGAATGACCTGAAGAGATCAATCGGGAATGATCTTagtttaagaaatattataagtgCTATTTTagatgataatgaaaaatggaaGGCCTTTGCCAAATTTTGCACAGTAGTTATGtctaagaaagaaaaagcggAACGTGAAAGACAGCTGTTGGACCGTCGGCAGAGAATTGGGTATCCCGACAATGATCTCTCGGACTGA
- the LOC137001388 gene encoding uncharacterized protein, whose translation MFSTVQQTTMSNPADKQQGVDAKKRKFSPNVNKSNSTSIDGSMITPPRILARRYPLTKTGYKYLDIGINVSTPSHIEIALGDNHGKEIHFTYNMWKIVLDQRHAIHHFFNNDANEAPSQTIEHVTLRFGKINNLKVLRLETSTVCLVMSHNTVCNIIALEYCVDHIAQSLNNVTGMVDTKFAHFRKIASGAKDPIAVIRESESFDKNDIIDCELLAQVFGSQ comes from the exons ATGTTTTCTACCGTACAACAGACAACTATGAGTAATCCGGCTGACAAACAGCAAGGTGTGGATGCGAAGAAGCGGAAATTCTCACCCAACGT aaataaaagtaattcgaCAAGTATCGATGGAAGCATGATCACGCCTCCCAGAATTTTAGCTAGAAGATACCCGTTGACAAAAACCGgttataaatatctggatATTGGAATCAATGTTTCTACGCCGAGCCACATAGaaatcgctctcggtgacaaccatggcaaagagatacattttacatacaacaTGTGGAAGATCGTCCTGGACCAACGACACGCCATCCaccatttctttaacaatgatGCGAACGAAGCACCGTCTCAAACCATCGAACATGTCACGCTACGGTTTGGAAAGATAAACAATCTAAAAGTACTGCGTCTGGAAACATCAACAGTGTGTTTAGTAATGTCACACAACACCGTATGTAACATAATCGCTCTCGAGTATTGTGTGGATCATATCGCTCAATCGTTGAACAACGTCACTGGTATGGTCGACACCAAGTTCGCACACTTTCGAAAAATCGCGAGCGGTGCGAAGGACCCCATCGCGGTGATACGTGAGAGCGAATCGTTCGATAAGAATGATATAATCGATTGTGAGCTGTTAGCTCAGGTCTTTGGATCGCAATAA